The sequence below is a genomic window from Draconibacterium halophilum.
AACCCAACCAGCGGGAAAATTAATTTTTACCCCATCAACAGAATTACACGGATATTTCGCAAATTTTTCGCGAACTCCGTTAAGAATTGCATCCAGATCAATATTATCATCCAGTTCTAATTTATGTTTTACCATTTTGTAATCAGCATATTGCGCTCGCAATTCTGACGACGTTTTTTTTGATTTGGCCAGATGGCTTAAAAACAACGCAACTCCAACCAAAGCATCTCTTCCGTAATGAAGCTCAGGGTAAATAATGCCTCCGTTGCCCTCTCCTCCAATGGATGCTTTTTGCTCTTTCATTTCCTTTACAACATTAACTTCGCCCACTGCCGATTCGAAAAACTCAACACCATGTTTTTTTGCCATATCTTTTAAGGCCATGGTTGATGACAAATTCGCGACTAACGGACCTTTAGAGTTTTCAAGAATGTAATCAGCAACAGAAACCAGCGTATATTCCTCACCAAATGGTTCGCCATTTTCGCAAACCAAAGCCAGGCGATCGACATCAGGATCGACTATAATTCCAAGATCAAGCTTTGTGGTTTTAACCAAAGAACATATTTCATTTATGTTTTCAGGCAGGGGTTCCGGATTATGCGCAAACTCTCCGTCCGGCGTACAATTAATTTCTTTTATAGTATTTACGCCCAAAGCCTTTAGTAACTTTGGAATTGCAATTCCTCCAACAGAGTTTACCGCATCAATAGCAATTGAGAAACCTGCTTGTTCAATCAGTTTTTTGTTCACCAAGGGAAGATTTAATATATGCCCGATATGCTTATCCAAATAATCTTCCTTTGAATACGTACCTAAATCATCCACTTCGTTAAAGGTATATTTCTGGCTTTCCACCATTTTTAGCAAGTCTTTACCATCCTGATCGGAGATAAACTCTCCCTGACTATTTAATAGCTTTAAGGCATTCCAGTTTTTAGGATTGTGACTCGCAGTTATGATAATTCCTCCTCCTGCGTAGTGATCGGTTACAGCCATTTCAACAGAAGGAGTGGTTGCCAAACCAAGATCGATCACATCTATACCTACTGAAAGCAAAGAACCTACAACAAGTTGGTTAACCATTTCACCACTGATTCGTGCATCGCGGCCTATTATTACCTTTTTATTGCCACCACTATTCTTTAACCAAACGCCAAAAGCACTTGAAATGCTTACGATATCCATTGGTGTTAATGCCTCTCCGGGTTTGCCTCCTATCGTTCCTCGGATTCCGGAAATTGATTTTATTAATGTCATCTATTATTTTTTTTGATAAAAGATTATTAATTACTCCATAATTTTGCAGGGTAGACACCTTGTTTTACCAATGTATTGATGCTACTTATTGCCTTTTCTTTATCCTCCTTATATGTTACACCAAACCACCGTGCTTCAGACTTCAATACTTTGACTTTCGTTTCCCCTTCACTAATAATTTCGCTTACTACAAAAGGGATATAAAACTCGGATTTTAACTCTTGTCCGTATTGTTTGAGAAACTGTGTGAATTGAGTTTCCAAATGACTAAATATACCTGGTGTAAAGCCCCAAAAATTCATAGAAACGATTGCTTGACTATCAATAAAAATCCACTTATGGGAATCACGATAGGCAATTCCGGCATCCTTCTTTTCAACCTGCGTTCGTTCAACAACCGACAGCAA
It includes:
- the glmM gene encoding phosphoglucosamine mutase; translation: MTLIKSISGIRGTIGGKPGEALTPMDIVSISSAFGVWLKNSGGNKKVIIGRDARISGEMVNQLVVGSLLSVGIDVIDLGLATTPSVEMAVTDHYAGGGIIITASHNPKNWNALKLLNSQGEFISDQDGKDLLKMVESQKYTFNEVDDLGTYSKEDYLDKHIGHILNLPLVNKKLIEQAGFSIAIDAVNSVGGIAIPKLLKALGVNTIKEINCTPDGEFAHNPEPLPENINEICSLVKTTKLDLGIIVDPDVDRLALVCENGEPFGEEYTLVSVADYILENSKGPLVANLSSTMALKDMAKKHGVEFFESAVGEVNVVKEMKEQKASIGGEGNGGIIYPELHYGRDALVGVALFLSHLAKSKKTSSELRAQYADYKMVKHKLELDDNIDLDAILNGVREKFAKYPCNSVDGVKINFPAGWVHLRKSNTEPIIRIYAEAETEQEAQTFISDVSNVVKPD